The sequence AGACAGATTAACATCCTTCTTTTGTCTGAAGGATAATCTCCGTCTCTCACTGGTGCGGGTATCTGTCATACCGTGAGTCTGTGCTGATAAAgttaattattaaaatgatttgttCTCATAGACAATCAATTTTATCCTTGCTCTTCAGTGGGAGTGTACCAGGCAGGGCGGGGACGGGCCCATCACCTAGTTTGGAAAAGTTTGGCCTGTGAGTGGAGCAATCTTTGAAGTAGCCAGTCTCCTCGGAGCCTGTGTTGGTCAAAAGCATCCTgaacgaaaaaaaaaaaggagagagagagaataccaTGAAAAGAAGTTGCTGCAGAACACAGATTGTTCCATTTGTTTGCTTTGGCatattcactgaatatttttagaaattattttgatacGGAAACTCAAGCTTGGAACACCTCATATGATGTGTCTGAGAATCAGAAACCAAGTGAATTAAATCATTCTTCCTGATTCTTTGTaattcaggtttaaaaaaaaaatacatggcaCAAACTTTTAATtgtttgatttcttaaaatatttgaagctTAAGAACATGGCCAAGATTTCCAACCTATGTTAGGACCAAGGAAAGCAGTGTTAATAATACACCTATAAAAGGTTTtgactaagaaaagaaaaattcagataAGAGTTTTCTAATaggtcaaaaacaaacaaacaaaaaaaaaaacaaaaaagagaaaaaagaaagaaagaaaaagaaaaaaaaggaggaggaggaggaagacaagaAAACATTTCTAGAATGGAGCCCTGATGAAACCAATGGTCTTTATGACTTTGATTACATTTAGCTTTAAATCCTGGCGCTAGAAATCATAGTGCGGTCTCTCTACATGTGCCCTTCAGAGACCCAGGCCTTCCCCTGGATAATCAGCAACCCACAAGCTTGGCAGCAGAAGACAGTAGCTGAACCTAATGGTCACAGTTCTGGGCTTCTGgcaggctaaagataacatcttgacctaagttaTGTTTCAGCTCCAGAGCCCTAAGGGAAAGGCTCCGTGGTTCATTTTTCCATGAAACCAGACAGAGGGATGGAAGATTTAATGGATTTCCGAACTGTCCtgaagacctgaagaaatgatttattatCTCTACCTCACCTCTAACCAATCAGCTCCCAGCATGACCTCGAACCCCCTAACCCACAGTGTCTTATGATCTTGTCCTACATAATCCATCTGTAACCTACATGCCATCAGGGatcaggccttttttttttaaaaaaaaaaagcattaccttcccattctcctgggtggtgccattcataataaaatagccaatCTTTCTTCACCACGGTGTTTGGCTTTGCTAGTGCCAGGTGTACAAACTGTTTCTGTTTGATAATACTAAACCAATGATCAAAATAACTTACTTTCTCCCATGGGATCCCACTGTGGAAGAATTATTTACTTGTTGACAGTTCAGTCCTTtagatctgaaaaacaaaagcaaaacaagacaaaaaagctGGGCATTGTGTGAGGCTAATCCACTGTGAAGGAAGCAGTTTGGTGCTTTGAATGTGCTGTTCTCCATAGGATGGGCCCTGGGGGTGAGAGGCATAATGTCTCGTTTGACCTGATTTTCTTTCTATCTGTGGTGTCCATACAGAGACCTAGATCTGTATGAATCCAGAAGAAAACACCAGGGCTCAGCTGCAGCTGGCTGCATGGGTTTGCTTGGATGGCTGCTAAAGCAGAGTCTGGAGTTAGAGGTAGGAGACCCCCAGAAAGTTCCAACTGAGTTCCTGAACATGTAGGTAAATTATCCAGCCGTTTACAGATTCTTAcagtgtcaggcattgtgctagatCTTCAAGATGGTGAGATAACAAAGAATCCTGGCTTTCCAACAGCTTCAGTGttagagaggcaggcagagataTGAAGCAACAACTTGATGTGGTGGGTCTCTCCTTTGCTGAAAAACGGATAGGCATTGCCCTGCCTCTAAATCCATGTAGACCAACTTGCTCAGTTGGTGCTCCAGGCCTCTACCATGGGCCCCAACCTGTGTTTCAACTCTCTCCATCAAGTGCAGCCACACAAAGCTAGTTTGTTCGACCCTTCACACCTCTGCTTTTGTTCATGCTGTTCCTCCTTCCTGGAAGGCCAGcgctgctgcccctccccacttcctaccTGTTCCGTCCTTGGAAATCCCTCAGTTTAGTTCTTCCGGATCCGATGTGGGTGTCATCTCCTGCAGGATCGGCGGGATGCATGAATTGTGGGTGTGTGACAGGAGACTAGGGACCctgcacctaaggctccaccaggGCTAATTTGTTATGTCCCCGCTTTCTAGTTTCTTCCCCCAGCCTCTTGTTGTCtaatgggggtggtggtggaggggttAAATTTTATTGTGCCATCTTCTTCAGACGACCAGGTTCTGAAGTAATCATGCAAACCAGGGCCCATGCtgtcttgtcttcttttttctctgcttgGTAACTTCCTCCAAGTGGACATAAAGTTCTGCAACCAGCTTCATCCTTCTCTTTTCACTGTTCCTCTTTTCCGTGATTTTCATCTAGAgacccaggctggggaggggaaggcggTAGGTGGTAGGACTTGGAGGACCCACAAGGCTTTGCCCTGGTCCAGCCAGCTCACAGTGACTCGGGTATCAGTGGGTCCAAACCTGGGCTGCCCCAGGGAATAACGGGGTGAGGGGGATAGGGTGACCGACTAGATCACGGAGGAGCcgcttttaaaatgaaaaaaccaaaaaccaaaacccaaaacccCAAAACTTTGCTAGgaaacaaatgtgtgtgtgcgtttatttaaaaaccaaaccGCGTTAAAGAAGCCGCCCGGTCCCCCCAGAGGTCTGACCACCCGCTGGGAGTTTGCAAGGAAGAGGGGCATTTTGAGTAGGAGGAAGTCGTCTACACCCTACAAAGTGCCACCTTTCTGAGCACCGCTCTCCCAAGCCCCGCCGACTCCAGGCAGCCAGTTCCAGGGCTCCGGCACAGTGCACAAAAGCCGCGGTTAAGAGGGGAACCCTGGTGCCCCCAAAGCCCCGCAGCGCCAACCCGAGCGCAGACTCCTTAGTCACCGCCTCTCCCAGCCCGGCGGCCTGGGCCGTCAATCAAGTTCGTTCGGCCCCGCCTCTGGGCTGCAGCGAACGGCCAATCAGAGCCGAGATCCGCAGGGATGAGCTCAGTCGGCTCGCTTCCCATTGGGCGGCTATATTAAGAAAGTGGCCGAACTCTTTAAATAGCGGGCGCTAGGGCCGCAGCCTTCGTCTGCCACCGCAGTCTGGCCTGAGTCCTGAGCTTTCCATCCCTCCTGGCAAGGCCTAGAGAGGCCCGGTAGGAAGCTAGGCCTGGTCCGCTGCTTGAACTACGGTTTGCGCATAAAGGCGCCGATCCCTGGTCCAGGGCGAGAAGAGCGGCCGCCGCCCGGGAGCAGAGCAGAGACGCACTGTGCGCCCTATGCCCCcgcgcccccaccgcccccgccgCGGCAGCCGGAGCGCACAGAGAGGACGCGCCACCGCCGGGTCTGGGTGCAGCTAGCGACTCTTGCCTCCAGCGCGCAGCCCGAGGTGAGCAGTGAGCGGCGAGCGGGACGGCAGCGAGGCGTTCGCGGGCCCCCTCCTGCTGCCCGGGCCCGGCGCTCTCATGGCGGCCATCCGCAAGAAGCTGGTGGTGGTGGGCGATGGCGCGTGCGGCAAGACGTGCCTGCTGATCGTGTTCAGTAAAGACGAGTTCCCCGAGGTGTACGTGCCCACTGTCTTCGAGAACTATGTGGCCGATATCGAGGTGGACGGCAAGCAGGTAGAGCTGGCGCTGTGGGATACGGCGGGTCAGGAGGACTACGACCGCCTGCGGCCGCTCTCCTACCCGGACACCGACGTGATTCTCATGTGCTTCTCGGTGGACAGTCCTGATTCGCTGGAGAACATCCCCGAGAAGTGGGTGCCCGAGGTGAAGCACTTCTGCCCCAACGTGCCCATCATCCTGGTGGCCAACAAGAAAGACCTGCGCAGTGACGAGCACGTCCGCACAGAGCTGGCCCGCATGAAGCAGGAGCCCGTGCGCACTGATGACGGCCGCGCCATGGCCATGCGCATCCAAGCCTACGACTACCTCGAGTGCTCGGCCAAGACCAAGGAGGGCGTGCGCGAGGTCTTCGAGACAGCCACGCGCGCCGCGCTGCAGAAGCGCTACGGCTCCCAGAACGGCTGCATCAACTGCTGCAAGGTGCTATGAGGACCgcgcccaccctcctgccctgccgGCGTGGCCCCGCCTCCCGGGCCGGTCTTCCCGAGGACCGCACGGGACTGCCTGAAGTCTGCCTTCCCGCCCGGCAGCCGTGGCCTGGCGGCTGTTGTTCTGGCGCCGGGAATCGGCGTGGGAGGCACCGGGCGCCCCCTTTGCAGTGTCTGTGTGCGTCCGGCTGTGTTGCACAGGCCCAGGCGCCCCACTGAGTGCCAAGGGGCCCCTGAGCACCCTTTTCTGAAGAGCCAAGCCTCTTCAgagtgtgtggctgtgtgtaGGTTCTgggtaccccctcccacctcgtcttatccccctccaccccccccaccccccgcctctgGTCCCCGGAGAGGAGTTTGGCGCGGGGTCCTGCCTCGCCCCATGAGATGTTCGCGCATAACCAGCGAGCTCCTGCTATCTCTTGTCTGTAACATAGACCACGGGAActgcgggagggggtggggctggggagggtggggtgttatataaatatagatttaattttattttcggAGGTAGGATGGTGTTATTtaatggtggtggtgggtggagtgacagGGCATAGAACAGCCCTAGCCCAGCCTGGGTCAGGCGCCCATCCAAGCATGAAACAGGACTTGGTCGTCTTTCCAACCCCCGGGGAAGGCAGTCGCCACTGCCTTGGGGCTGAGAGGACACAGCTTCCGGATTCACGTCTCCTGCACGCCAGCCTCCAGCGAACCCCTCACCAgctgtgggaaggaggagggagagtgtGCTGCGGATCATTTTTGCCATAAGCGAACTTTGTGCCTGTCCTACAAGTGAAAATTGTTCAGTCCAAGAAACTGAtgttatttgatttatttaaaggCTAAAacttgttggggtttttttttttgaaagaattctTTGCACAATTGTTTCATTGTTTGACACTTAATGCACTTGTCATTTGCATAAGACAGTAGCATTCTGACCACACTTGTACGCTGTAACCTCATCTACTTCTgatgttttaaaggaaaatgatgatgacttttaaaatacGAGAGGAGAAAAaaccactaattttttttaaagtggcaacACTGTTTTGCGATTTTATTTGTGCAGGTATGCGCACTATTTTAATAAAGGGCAGTAACAAGTTTTGGGGCCTCTTTaaacctccctccccccctttttttttcacaagGCAGTCTTTAAAGCTATGTGAATTTTTCTCTGCATCTCCGTACAGAGAATGAACTTGCCCCtagcctccttcctctccctcccttccccacccagtgGTACTTCTACTAAATTGTTgtcttggttgttttttattttttaaataaactgacAAATGACAAAGTGGTGAGCTTATGATGTTTACATAAAAGTTCTATAAGCTGTGTATACagttttttatgtaaaatattaaaaaattatgatgatgacatttataaaatgacTCCTGTGGTTTAATAGTGTGTAGCAATACCCTAGTGAATTGGGGGCGAGAGAAGAATTCTGCAAGGCGAGGTCTTCCCACCGACTTCATTTCCCTGGTAGTATGTGCAGTGAGTGAGGAGGAAATTCCTTCGGGGGTGTGCTGGGGTTGGGTGGCCACGGGAGACCAGGTTGCTCTGGTCCCAGTCCCAGAGGGAGGCCGAGTGGGTTACCCAGGCACCCAGTGTCAGAACTTCTGACCTCTTGGGTACTGTCTGTATATCTTAAAAACAACAGGTCTTGTGAGAGGCCTTGCTCCCTATTCCTTGAAACGTGGAGTTGTCATTTGTGTATTTTCAATGTAGATGACATTTTCCCACTAATCACTGGTGTGGGGCCAGGCTGTCTGTCTAGAAGGTCGGTTACTGGGTTTCCTTCAGCGGCTCAAGGGGTCACCATGGAACTGTAGGTTGTTACCATGGGGCTGGAGCTCCTGGGTTCCGCCCAAATCGGGAGCTGGCTTCTGTCACTGACCTTTCATCTGAGGGTGTGTCTACAAAGAACCTAGAGTACTCTATTTGAAGCGCCGAGAATGGCCATGTGATGGACAGCACGCTGCAGGTCTTGGGCGGCTGTTACTTAAAGCTGGAGCAGCCACATTTGGAGAGTTAACCCCCGTGAGCTCTAATCTCAGACACTCAGCGGGCTGCAGGGGCCCCAGCACCAGACGAGGCAGGTTTATACTTGGAGACCACGTGAAAATCCTGTGCAGGCGTGATGGCTCAGACCTGCCAGCTCTCGGCAGCTTCTGGAAAAGGCAGTGTGACAGTGccagcctctcccagctccctgagaagtgtgggttttgttttagGAATCAGCACTTTCCGGGTTTCCAGCACGTagcagctccctctcctcccctctctccccacaccctggGCAGAGACAGACATGATCCTTTTTGAAGTTTGTGTTAGAACTTGAGGCTTCTGTTTCCCTGTCTCCCCGTAGACATCCAGAACTTCTACTGAGCGAGGCAAACCTGATTGCTGGTGACCTTTCACCCACTTAAAACAcggaggggttgggggtggggtggggtgggggagtgggacgAGGCCTCCTTTGCCGCCTGGCCCATGGCCCGTGTTGGCCAACAGAGGGGGAAATTGTCTGGGCTTCtccaggagcagagcagggagggggcccCCCTCACCTTCCACCTCCCagcttctgtctctttcttcattttaaagacagaacttcccatggaaaaacaaaatgttgacTTGCAGATTTTACAGCTAGCAAATCCTCCCGTACCAGGGAGTGCAGGACTCTGGAGAAGAGCTCAGACTTGGGCTCAATGCCCAGGACTTGGCTCTGCAACCAGCCCAGAGCCAGCAGACCCAGCCCCCTGAAAGGGCCTTTTCTGGTTTTTCTGCCTGCTCCAAGGTGCCTGGTACCTATAGCTGTCTTtctggggcggtgggggcggggtggtggtggtagaCAACCACTCAGAGGACGCCTGGCGGCCTGAGTTGTGCTTGTTTTAAAATGCATGGCATTTAATAATCCTGCCGGAACACACTCTTCTTGCTGCATTAGGATCCAACtggaaaatataaagatgaattgCTGTAGGCTGGAAAATCAATTAGGAAAAAGAGGTAAAAACATCTGGTGTTACTTTTCGGATACGAAAATTCATtttgcacatttaaaataaatgtgctgATTTCATTTAATTGCCTGTTGAACTGTTTCATGGAGAATAGTAGGGAGTTTCATTGATCCTGGGCATTTTATAGCAAAGGGCATTGGCTTGggttctcatttaatcttaattttaaatcaaCCTGGCTTGTATTTCCAAGGTCTTGTTTTACATGTGGTTCGGTGCACTTAAAATGGTGGCTTTCAAACTTAGCCCTGCACCAGAGTCACATGGGGGACTTGAGACACAGATGGCCGGGCCTAGCCCCCACAGCTTCTCATCCAGTAGGTCTGGGACGGGGTCTGAAAATGTGAGTTTCCAACAAGGTCCTAAAGGATGCTGATGCGGCCGGTCCGGGAACCACTCTTCGAGCAACACTGGCTTGGACTACGGCAGGGTCCTTGTCAGTGCACAGAGGCGGGAGGCCATGTGGTCCATAGTAGCTCAAGGTCCTCACatctggggaggtggggtggcgCACCCCGCAGTCCTGACTTCCTTAACCTGGGGAGTCAGATAGCTTCCCCACAAAGACCAACCCTACAGAACCCTTATCTTCTCCCGAATTCTTAGGCAAGGGGTCTCATGCCTTCTAGAGATTTAGTTCTGCTACTCCCTGGTGCAGAACGCAACGGCTCTCTGTGCTGCACTCAGCATGGGCGCCCACTCCGTCAGCTCTGCTGAGACGAGGGGTCATCCAAAAGCAAGTACCGTATTTTTTGTACTATAGGacccaccccaaatttgggaggaataatggttgttaatgctgctgttgagttctgtttacattcacgttggtgaaatattatgttatttatgttattaaatattttatcacattgtttgcttcaaaaatttcccccctattttcctcctctaaaacctaggtgcatcgtatggtccaaaaatatgggtAAGTCACAGTccttgggcagggcagggagacctCGGGTACTCGAGTACTCAAGTACTCGAATGAAAGCAGTAGACCCAGGGCACGGCtggagcaggggaggtggggagggcatcATGGAGGAGGAGACATTTGACCTGGGTCTTAAAGCAGAAGCAGGTGACGTGTGGAGCGAAGATAGAGCTCTGGGGAACAGAGATCCCTTGGGTGAGAACTACCCTCTACTTTTAGCCCCTTGGTATGCATTTCTCCAGTCAAGAAAAACAATGTTATCCAGccaagccaaacacagcctctgccctgccctccctgtccACACACTGGCCAGGAGAGCAGGTTGGTGATGATGGTGCCATTGTTTTCTCTGTGCCTTCCAGGCGGACACAAGGGCTAGCTTTGTGATAACCATGTTCTGGGAAATAGGACATTGGGGCTCAAGAAGGCTGTGGTACCACAAAGGGACATTGTACTCCAGCCCATTGGGGGATGGCCTCTTACGCCTTGACTCTGTCCCTCTTCTGGCTGCAGGGAGAACCTGGGCACTCAGAATGCTCCCCCGACTTTCTGGCCTGAGACCTAAGAGCCTGAAGGACCCCAGTTCATGCCTGCCTATTCTTTCTCACAGTTAACAAATGTTTGCTGTTGCCTAAAGGACTTTGTGCCTAGCATTAGACCAGAGCTTGGGATGCAGGGGACAAAAAGGGGGGCATCGTCCCTCCCTTCACAGAGCTTTCAGTCTAGTAGTATGTCTGGACAAGTAATAATAAGGATGATAATAGCTGATGTTTATTAATGTGCTTTAGGCATCATTCTAAGCCATTATCTGTATCACTTTATTTAACCATGTTTTACTTACCCATTGTTGCATAGCAAATTATCTCCAAAGCGAGTGGCTTAGAACAACATTTATTACCTCCCAGtttctgtgtgccaggaaccCGTGCAGAGCTTAGCTGGGttttctggctcagggtctctcttCAACCCGTAGCCAATGTGTTGGCTGGGGCTGGACTTAGCTCAAGGCTTGCCTGGGGAAGGTTGTGCTTCCCAGCCCACTCAcggggctgggctgcagcaggATTCCCTTCTCACTGGCTGACGCCACCTTTGGCTCGTCGCCACACGGTCCCTCCGCAGGGCAGTCACAACACGGAAGCTGGCTTCAGCAGAGTGAGCGAGAGATAAGAGCGAGAgagatagtgagagagagagaggcagggcgggggtgggggtgggtggggagcaagacagaagTCAAAGTCTGTTATATCCTATTTTGGAAATGACATCACAGCCTGTTTGCTGTCTTCTGTTGATTAAAAGGAAGTAACTGGGTCCAGTTCGCAGATAGAAGGGCATCACCCAAGGTCACACGTGTCGGACAGTGAGATCATTGGTACACTGATAGAGATGGGctataattccagttttggggggtgtCCTCCCTTGTATAGAATGAGTGTAAGGTACCTTTGAAGATGAACACTGTCCTCATGCTCCTTGCCTTTCTTCTCACACCACGACCTCCTGTGTCCTTCCTGTACAGAGTTAGATGACCTTGTCAGGTCACGAGGAGAGACTGCAGTCCCTACGGCTGAAGAGAAGCCTCCCCTGAAGGGAGGAGACATTCAGGATCAGCCTTCTTTGGAAGAAGCAAGTTCTGAGATGGGAACTGTGGTCTTAGAATGTGAACCTTAGGCAACAGGTATAGAAGGCTTCTTCTCCTCTCTAAGGACCCACAGTAGGTGAGTTTAATGTATTTCTGGGTCGTAATAGGCTGTAGGGAGGGCAGGAGagtgctgctctgattgggtggcCAGTGTAGGCAGAGATCCAATGAGGACCAACCAAGCCAGTGGGCTCTAGGAGAAACTACATCCAATGGCCGATTGTAAGTTATACCCAGTGGGTAATtaattcccttctcttcttttggGACCTTCAGTAAAGCCCTGCTAAATAAATGTTCTAGCTTGGCTTTAGCTCTGCTGTGGAGATTTAAGGGAGGCACGTCATCCACGTCTGGgtaggtgggagagagaaacagcactTCTAAGGTTTGCATCCTGTCGGGTTCAGCGGGGATCAGAGCGAGTCTCCCCAGGAGAAGGGCCATCTGGGATAACAGTCGTGGTGGGGCCGTTTGACCCTTCCTCTCCACGGGGAGATTGGTTTCCTCCTTACCAGCCCCACGTCAGGATGCCTACAGGGCATTGCCCAGCACAGAGTTGGATGGGCCTGTGGGTCAACTGAGCAAAGACGTTGCCGTCAGGGTGCAGGTGACGGCAGGAGCCTTGGAGAGGGGATGAGATGACCCGGGAAGAGTATGTGGCATGAGAGGAGACTGCAAGTTAGATCGTAAGCTGCACCATGAGCCTACAGGCCACATCTGCTCCGTTGCTGCTGGGTCCCTAATGCCCATGCAGTGCTGGGCACATACTAGGACCTCAGTACATAGTAgtagtagaatgaatgaatgaatgaatgaatgagatggTAGAAATTTCGAGAGGACCAACTTCTAAGAAACCCAAGGATGTGACCAGGGTGGGGAACAGCTGCTGTGGGGAATGAGAAGATGGTGCGTTGAAGAACCACTGGGCTGTCGGGAAGGTCCAACAGTCTTGGATACTGGGAAGGAATAAAGCAGGTGAGTCACCTCTTCTGACACGAGTTATGTGGAACACAGCAATGACAAGTAACCAGCTGTTTTCACTGCAGAGGCCGAGTCCCGGGCAGCAAGATTGCTCAACCCAGCGAAGCTATCATTGGGAATGGAAGGACAGgcaaagagtttcccagacaagaaaaagctacaggagttcatcaccaccaaaccagtattatatgaaatgtcacaGGGTCCTGTTTAAGAAGAAGACAAacaaatgtgaacaataaaatggcaataaatacatatccatcaaCACTGGATTGTAAACATCcacagtaaacaaataaacagaacatacataggtacagagaatgttttgatggtcgCCAGATGGGAGCGGGGTCAGGGCAGAAAAgatgagggattaagaagtacgaattggtagttatagaacaATCCCGGGGATGTAACgtatagcacagggaatagagtagccagagaacatatatgtatgatccatggacatggacaatggtatgggaattgccagaggg is a genomic window of Phyllostomus discolor isolate MPI-MPIP mPhyDis1 chromosome 6, mPhyDis1.pri.v3, whole genome shotgun sequence containing:
- the RHOB gene encoding rho-related GTP-binding protein RhoB, giving the protein MAAIRKKLVVVGDGACGKTCLLIVFSKDEFPEVYVPTVFENYVADIEVDGKQVELALWDTAGQEDYDRLRPLSYPDTDVILMCFSVDSPDSLENIPEKWVPEVKHFCPNVPIILVANKKDLRSDEHVRTELARMKQEPVRTDDGRAMAMRIQAYDYLECSAKTKEGVREVFETATRAALQKRYGSQNGCINCCKVL